AGGGAACAGAATCGGAGTACTGGAGTGCCTTGCGGCAGCAGACCGGGGTGGACTGGTCTGATGATCAGTTGCGAGAGACCATTCTCAACCATTTTGTCCCTCGTCCGGCAATGCTGCAATTATTGAGCGTTCTCGCCGAGGACCCGGTCCATCTTGGGTTGTTGAGCGACCAAACCGATTGGCTGGATGAACTCGACGCCAGATACGGCCTCTATACTTTTTTTGATTCTGTCAACAATTCGTATGTCACCGGTTTGCATAAAGGTCAGCCGGCATGTTTTGAGCTCGCGCTGAAAACGGTTCGGGCCGAAGCGAAGGACTGTTTGTTTATCGACGACAACCCGAACAATATCCGCGTTGCCCGTGAAGTGGGGCTGGAGACGATCCTGTTTCGCGATCTGTCGGGCTTTGCCGCGGATTTTCGTCGGTATTGCCCCCAGGCGGTCCAATCCGTTTTTTCCTAACGGGCCGTAAAAAGCGACCGTCCCTGCGTCAAAAACAAGATACCTGTTTGCCGGTCCCCGGCCGGGCATGGGGAAAACGG
The sequence above is drawn from the Desulfohalobium retbaense DSM 5692 genome and encodes:
- a CDS encoding HAD family hydrolase, translated to MTAHTRSDCSIPYIFFDFGGVLAEEGFYQGLHVIARENGLDPAWFVPLAVETILKTGYVLGKGTESEYWSALRQQTGVDWSDDQLRETILNHFVPRPAMLQLLSVLAEDPVHLGLLSDQTDWLDELDARYGLYTFFDSVNNSYVTGLHKGQPACFELALKTVRAEAKDCLFIDDNPNNIRVAREVGLETILFRDLSGFAADFRRYCPQAVQSVFS